A single region of the Pan troglodytes isolate AG18354 chromosome 18, NHGRI_mPanTro3-v2.0_pri, whole genome shotgun sequence genome encodes:
- the IL4R gene encoding interleukin-4 receptor subunit alpha isoform X4, translating to MQKDARREGNMKVLQEPTCVSDYMSISTCEWKMNGPTNCSTELRLLYQLVFLLSEAHTCVPENNGGAGCVCHLLMDDVVSADNYTLDLWAGQQLLWKGSFKPSEHVKPRAPGNLTVHTNVSDTLLLTWSNPYPPDNYLYNHLTYAVNIWSENDPADFRIYNVTYLEPSLRIAASTLKSGISYRARVRAWAQCYNTTWSEWSPSTKWHNSYREPFEQHLLLGVSVFCIVILVVCLLCYVSITKIKKEWWDQIPNPARSRLVAIIIQDAQGSQWEKRSRGQEPAKCPHWKNCLTKLLPCFLEHNMKRDEDPHKAAKEMPFQGSGKSAWCPVEISKTVLWPESISVVRCVELFEAPVECEEEEEEEVEEEKGSFCASPESSRDDCQEGREGIVARLTESLFLDLLGEENGGFCQQDMGESCLLPPSGSTSAHMPWDEFPSAGPKEAPPWGKEQPLHLEPSPPASPTQSPDNLTCTETPLVIAGNPAYRSFSNSLSQSPCPRELGPDPLLARHLEEVEPEMPCVPQLSEPTTVPPPEPETWEQILRRNVLQHGAAAAPVSAPTSGYREFIHAVEQGGTQASAVVGLGPPGEAGYKAFSSLLASSAVSPEKCGFGASSGEEGYKPFQDLIPGCPGDPAPVPVPLFTFGLDREPPRSPQSSHLPSSSPEHLGLEPGEKVEDMPKPPLPQDQATDPLVDSLGSGIVYSALTCHLCGHLKQCHGQEDGGQTPVVASPCCGCCCGDRSSPPTTPLRAPDPSPGGVPLEASLCPASLAPSGISEKTKPSSSFHPAPGNAQSSSQTPKIVNFVSVGPTYMRVS from the exons ATGCAGAAGGATGCCAGAAGAGAAG GGAACATGAAGGTCCTGCAGGAGCCCACCTGCGTCTCTGACTACATGAGCATCTCTACTTGCGAGTGGAAGATGAATGGTCCCACCAATTGCAGCACCGAGCTCCGCCTGTTGTACCAGCTGGTTTTTCTGCTCTCCGA AGCCCACACGTGTGTCCCCGAGAACAACGGAGGCGCGGGGTGCGTGTGCCACCTGCTCATGGATGACGTGGTCAGTGCGGACAATTATACACTGGACCTGTGGGCTGGGCAGCAGCTGCTGTGGAAGGGCTCCTTCAAGCCCAGCGAGCATG TGAAACCCAGGGCCCCAGGAAACCTGACAGTTCACACCAATGTCTCCGACACTCTGCTGCTGACCTGGAGCAACCCGTATCCCCCTGACAATTACCTGTATAATCATCTCACCTATGCCGTCAACATTTGGAGTGAAAACGACCCAGCAGAT TTCAGAATCTATAACGTGACCTACCTAGAACCGTCCCTCCGCATCGCAGCCAGCACCCTGAAGTCTGGGATTTCCTACAGGGCACGGGTGAGGGCCTGGGCTCAGTGCTATAACACCACCTGGAGTGAGTGGAGCCCCAGCACCAAGTGGCACAACT CCTACAGGGAGCCCTTCGAGCAGCACCTCCTGCTGGGCGTCAGCGTTTTCTGCATTGTCATCCTGGTCGTCTGCCTGTTGTGCTATGTCAGCATCACCAA gaTTAAGAAAGAATGGTGGGATCAGATTCCCAACCCAGCCCGCAGCCGCCTCGTGGCTATAATAATCCAGGATGCTCAG GGGTCACAGTGGGAGAAGCGGTCCCGAGGCCAGGAACCAGCCAAGTGCCC acactggaagaattgtcttaCCAAGCTCTTGCCCTGTTTTCTGGAGCACAACATGAAAAGGGATGAAGATCCTCACAAGGCTGCCAAAGAGATGCCTTTCCAGGGCTCTGGAAAATCAGCATGGTGCCCAGTGGAGATCAGCAAGACAGTCCTCTGGCCAGAGAGCATCAGCGTGGTGCGATGCGTGGAGTTGTTTGAGGCCCCGGTGGagtgtgaggaggaggaggaggaggaggtagaggaagaaaaagggagCTTCTGTGCATCGCCTGAGAGCAGCAGGGATGACTgccaggagggaagggagggcatTGTGGCCCGGCTAACAGAGAGCCTGTTCCTGGACCTGCTCGGAGAGGAGAATGGGGGCTTTTGCCAGCAGGACATGGGGGAGTCATGCCTTCTCCCACCTTCGGGAAGTACGAGTGCTCACATGCCCTGGGATGAGTTCCCAAGTGCAGGGCCCAAGGAGGCACCTCCCTGGGGCAAGGAGCAGCCTCTCCACCTGGAGCCAAGTCCTCCTGCCAGCCCGACCCAGAGTCCAGACAACCTGACTTGCACAGAGACGCCCCTCGTCATCGCAGGCAACCCTGCTTACCGCAGCTTCAGCAACTCCCTGAGCCAGTCACCGTGTCCCAGAGAGCTGGGTCCAGACCCACTGCTGGCCAGACACCTGGAGGAAGTAGAACCCGAGATGCCCTGTGTCCCCCAGCTCTCTGAGCCAACCACTGTGCCCCCACCTGAGCCAGAAACCTGGGAGCAGATCCTCCGCCGAAATGTCCTCCAGCATGGGGCAGCTGCAGCCCCCGTCTCGGCCCCCACCAGTGGCTATCGGGAGTTTATACATGCGGTGGAGCAGGGTGGCACCCAGGCCAGTGCGGTGGTGGGCTTGGGTCCCCCAGGAGAGGCTGGTTACAAGGCCTTCTCAAGCCTGCTTGCCAGCAGTGCTGTGTCCCCGGAGAAATGTGGGTTTGGGGCTAGCAGTGGGGAAGAGGGGTATAAGCCTTTCCAAGACCTCATTCCTGGCTGCCCTGGGGACCCTGCCCCAGTCCCTGTCCCCTTGTTCACCTTTGGACTGGACAGGGAGCCACCTCGCAGTCCGCAGAGCTCACATCTCCCAAGCAGCTCCCCAGAGCACCTGGGTCTGGAGCCGGGGGAAAAGGTAGAGGACATGCCAAAGCCCCCACTTCCCCAGGATCAGGCCACAGACCCCCTTGTGGACAGCCTGGGCAGTGGCATTGTCTACTCAGCCCTCACCTGCCACCTGTGCGGCCACCTGAAACAGTGTCATGGCCAGGAGGATGGTGGCCAGACCCCTGTCGTGGCCAGTCcctgctgtggctgctgctgtGGAGACAGGTCCTCGCCCCCTACAACCCCCCTGAGGGCCCCAGACCCCTCTCCAGGTGGGGTTCCACTGGAGGCCAGCCTGTGTCCGGCCTCCCTGGCACCCTCGGGCATCTCAGAGAAGACTAAACCCTCATCGTCCTTCCATCCTGCCCCTGGCAATGCTCAGAGCTCAAGCCAGACCCCCAAAATCGTGAACTTTGTCTCCGTGGGACCCACATACATGAGGGTCTCTTAG
- the IL4R gene encoding interleukin-4 receptor subunit alpha isoform X6: MVPPIAAPSSACCTSWFFCSPMKPRAPGNLTVHTNVSDTLLLTWSNPYPPDNYLYNHLTYAVNIWSENDPADFRIYNVTYLEPSLRIAASTLKSGISYRARVRAWAQCYNTTWSEWSPSTKWHNSYREPFEQHLLLGVSVFCIVILVVCLLCYVSITKIKKEWWDQIPNPARSRLVAIIIQDAQGSQWEKRSRGQEPAKCPHWKNCLTKLLPCFLEHNMKRDEDPHKAAKEMPFQGSGKSAWCPVEISKTVLWPESISVVRCVELFEAPVECEEEEEEEVEEEKGSFCASPESSRDDCQEGREGIVARLTESLFLDLLGEENGGFCQQDMGESCLLPPSGSTSAHMPWDEFPSAGPKEAPPWGKEQPLHLEPSPPASPTQSPDNLTCTETPLVIAGNPAYRSFSNSLSQSPCPRELGPDPLLARHLEEVEPEMPCVPQLSEPTTVPPPEPETWEQILRRNVLQHGAAAAPVSAPTSGYREFIHAVEQGGTQASAVVGLGPPGEAGYKAFSSLLASSAVSPEKCGFGASSGEEGYKPFQDLIPGCPGDPAPVPVPLFTFGLDREPPRSPQSSHLPSSSPEHLGLEPGEKVEDMPKPPLPQDQATDPLVDSLGSGIVYSALTCHLCGHLKQCHGQEDGGQTPVVASPCCGCCCGDRSSPPTTPLRAPDPSPGGVPLEASLCPASLAPSGISEKTKPSSSFHPAPGNAQSSSQTPKIVNFVSVGPTYMRVS, encoded by the exons ATGGTCCCACCAATTGCAGCACCGAGCTCCGCCTGTTGTACCAGCTGGTTTTTCTGCTCTCCGA TGAAACCCAGGGCCCCAGGAAACCTGACAGTTCACACCAATGTCTCCGACACTCTGCTGCTGACCTGGAGCAACCCGTATCCCCCTGACAATTACCTGTATAATCATCTCACCTATGCCGTCAACATTTGGAGTGAAAACGACCCAGCAGAT TTCAGAATCTATAACGTGACCTACCTAGAACCGTCCCTCCGCATCGCAGCCAGCACCCTGAAGTCTGGGATTTCCTACAGGGCACGGGTGAGGGCCTGGGCTCAGTGCTATAACACCACCTGGAGTGAGTGGAGCCCCAGCACCAAGTGGCACAACT CCTACAGGGAGCCCTTCGAGCAGCACCTCCTGCTGGGCGTCAGCGTTTTCTGCATTGTCATCCTGGTCGTCTGCCTGTTGTGCTATGTCAGCATCACCAA gaTTAAGAAAGAATGGTGGGATCAGATTCCCAACCCAGCCCGCAGCCGCCTCGTGGCTATAATAATCCAGGATGCTCAG GGGTCACAGTGGGAGAAGCGGTCCCGAGGCCAGGAACCAGCCAAGTGCCC acactggaagaattgtcttaCCAAGCTCTTGCCCTGTTTTCTGGAGCACAACATGAAAAGGGATGAAGATCCTCACAAGGCTGCCAAAGAGATGCCTTTCCAGGGCTCTGGAAAATCAGCATGGTGCCCAGTGGAGATCAGCAAGACAGTCCTCTGGCCAGAGAGCATCAGCGTGGTGCGATGCGTGGAGTTGTTTGAGGCCCCGGTGGagtgtgaggaggaggaggaggaggaggtagaggaagaaaaagggagCTTCTGTGCATCGCCTGAGAGCAGCAGGGATGACTgccaggagggaagggagggcatTGTGGCCCGGCTAACAGAGAGCCTGTTCCTGGACCTGCTCGGAGAGGAGAATGGGGGCTTTTGCCAGCAGGACATGGGGGAGTCATGCCTTCTCCCACCTTCGGGAAGTACGAGTGCTCACATGCCCTGGGATGAGTTCCCAAGTGCAGGGCCCAAGGAGGCACCTCCCTGGGGCAAGGAGCAGCCTCTCCACCTGGAGCCAAGTCCTCCTGCCAGCCCGACCCAGAGTCCAGACAACCTGACTTGCACAGAGACGCCCCTCGTCATCGCAGGCAACCCTGCTTACCGCAGCTTCAGCAACTCCCTGAGCCAGTCACCGTGTCCCAGAGAGCTGGGTCCAGACCCACTGCTGGCCAGACACCTGGAGGAAGTAGAACCCGAGATGCCCTGTGTCCCCCAGCTCTCTGAGCCAACCACTGTGCCCCCACCTGAGCCAGAAACCTGGGAGCAGATCCTCCGCCGAAATGTCCTCCAGCATGGGGCAGCTGCAGCCCCCGTCTCGGCCCCCACCAGTGGCTATCGGGAGTTTATACATGCGGTGGAGCAGGGTGGCACCCAGGCCAGTGCGGTGGTGGGCTTGGGTCCCCCAGGAGAGGCTGGTTACAAGGCCTTCTCAAGCCTGCTTGCCAGCAGTGCTGTGTCCCCGGAGAAATGTGGGTTTGGGGCTAGCAGTGGGGAAGAGGGGTATAAGCCTTTCCAAGACCTCATTCCTGGCTGCCCTGGGGACCCTGCCCCAGTCCCTGTCCCCTTGTTCACCTTTGGACTGGACAGGGAGCCACCTCGCAGTCCGCAGAGCTCACATCTCCCAAGCAGCTCCCCAGAGCACCTGGGTCTGGAGCCGGGGGAAAAGGTAGAGGACATGCCAAAGCCCCCACTTCCCCAGGATCAGGCCACAGACCCCCTTGTGGACAGCCTGGGCAGTGGCATTGTCTACTCAGCCCTCACCTGCCACCTGTGCGGCCACCTGAAACAGTGTCATGGCCAGGAGGATGGTGGCCAGACCCCTGTCGTGGCCAGTCcctgctgtggctgctgctgtGGAGACAGGTCCTCGCCCCCTACAACCCCCCTGAGGGCCCCAGACCCCTCTCCAGGTGGGGTTCCACTGGAGGCCAGCCTGTGTCCGGCCTCCCTGGCACCCTCGGGCATCTCAGAGAAGACTAAACCCTCATCGTCCTTCCATCCTGCCCCTGGCAATGCTCAGAGCTCAAGCCAGACCCCCAAAATCGTGAACTTTGTCTCCGTGGGACCCACATACATGAGGGTCTCTTAG
- the IL4R gene encoding interleukin-4 receptor subunit alpha isoform X7, whose amino-acid sequence MVPPIAAPSSACCTSWFFCSPKPTRVSPRTTEARGACATCSWMTWSVRTIIHWTCGLGSSCCGRAPSSPASMFRIYNVTYLEPSLRIAASTLKSGISYRARVRAWAQCYNTTWSEWSPSTKWHNSYREPFEQHLLLGVSVFCIVILVVCLLCYVSITKIKKEWWDQIPNPARSRLVAIIIQDAQGSQWEKRSRGQEPAKCPHWKNCLTKLLPCFLEHNMKRDEDPHKAAKEMPFQGSGKSAWCPVEISKTVLWPESISVVRCVELFEAPVECEEEEEEEVEEEKGSFCASPESSRDDCQEGREGIVARLTESLFLDLLGEENGGFCQQDMGESCLLPPSGSTSAHMPWDEFPSAGPKEAPPWGKEQPLHLEPSPPASPTQSPDNLTCTETPLVIAGNPAYRSFSNSLSQSPCPRELGPDPLLARHLEEVEPEMPCVPQLSEPTTVPPPEPETWEQILRRNVLQHGAAAAPVSAPTSGYREFIHAVEQGGTQASAVVGLGPPGEAGYKAFSSLLASSAVSPEKCGFGASSGEEGYKPFQDLIPGCPGDPAPVPVPLFTFGLDREPPRSPQSSHLPSSSPEHLGLEPGEKVEDMPKPPLPQDQATDPLVDSLGSGIVYSALTCHLCGHLKQCHGQEDGGQTPVVASPCCGCCCGDRSSPPTTPLRAPDPSPGGVPLEASLCPASLAPSGISEKTKPSSSFHPAPGNAQSSSQTPKIVNFVSVGPTYMRVS is encoded by the exons ATGGTCCCACCAATTGCAGCACCGAGCTCCGCCTGTTGTACCAGCTGGTTTTTCTGCTCTCCGA AGCCCACACGTGTGTCCCCGAGAACAACGGAGGCGCGGGGTGCGTGTGCCACCTGCTCATGGATGACGTGGTCAGTGCGGACAATTATACACTGGACCTGTGGGCTGGGCAGCAGCTGCTGTGGAAGGGCTCCTTCAAGCCCAGCGAGCATG TTCAGAATCTATAACGTGACCTACCTAGAACCGTCCCTCCGCATCGCAGCCAGCACCCTGAAGTCTGGGATTTCCTACAGGGCACGGGTGAGGGCCTGGGCTCAGTGCTATAACACCACCTGGAGTGAGTGGAGCCCCAGCACCAAGTGGCACAACT CCTACAGGGAGCCCTTCGAGCAGCACCTCCTGCTGGGCGTCAGCGTTTTCTGCATTGTCATCCTGGTCGTCTGCCTGTTGTGCTATGTCAGCATCACCAA gaTTAAGAAAGAATGGTGGGATCAGATTCCCAACCCAGCCCGCAGCCGCCTCGTGGCTATAATAATCCAGGATGCTCAG GGGTCACAGTGGGAGAAGCGGTCCCGAGGCCAGGAACCAGCCAAGTGCCC acactggaagaattgtcttaCCAAGCTCTTGCCCTGTTTTCTGGAGCACAACATGAAAAGGGATGAAGATCCTCACAAGGCTGCCAAAGAGATGCCTTTCCAGGGCTCTGGAAAATCAGCATGGTGCCCAGTGGAGATCAGCAAGACAGTCCTCTGGCCAGAGAGCATCAGCGTGGTGCGATGCGTGGAGTTGTTTGAGGCCCCGGTGGagtgtgaggaggaggaggaggaggaggtagaggaagaaaaagggagCTTCTGTGCATCGCCTGAGAGCAGCAGGGATGACTgccaggagggaagggagggcatTGTGGCCCGGCTAACAGAGAGCCTGTTCCTGGACCTGCTCGGAGAGGAGAATGGGGGCTTTTGCCAGCAGGACATGGGGGAGTCATGCCTTCTCCCACCTTCGGGAAGTACGAGTGCTCACATGCCCTGGGATGAGTTCCCAAGTGCAGGGCCCAAGGAGGCACCTCCCTGGGGCAAGGAGCAGCCTCTCCACCTGGAGCCAAGTCCTCCTGCCAGCCCGACCCAGAGTCCAGACAACCTGACTTGCACAGAGACGCCCCTCGTCATCGCAGGCAACCCTGCTTACCGCAGCTTCAGCAACTCCCTGAGCCAGTCACCGTGTCCCAGAGAGCTGGGTCCAGACCCACTGCTGGCCAGACACCTGGAGGAAGTAGAACCCGAGATGCCCTGTGTCCCCCAGCTCTCTGAGCCAACCACTGTGCCCCCACCTGAGCCAGAAACCTGGGAGCAGATCCTCCGCCGAAATGTCCTCCAGCATGGGGCAGCTGCAGCCCCCGTCTCGGCCCCCACCAGTGGCTATCGGGAGTTTATACATGCGGTGGAGCAGGGTGGCACCCAGGCCAGTGCGGTGGTGGGCTTGGGTCCCCCAGGAGAGGCTGGTTACAAGGCCTTCTCAAGCCTGCTTGCCAGCAGTGCTGTGTCCCCGGAGAAATGTGGGTTTGGGGCTAGCAGTGGGGAAGAGGGGTATAAGCCTTTCCAAGACCTCATTCCTGGCTGCCCTGGGGACCCTGCCCCAGTCCCTGTCCCCTTGTTCACCTTTGGACTGGACAGGGAGCCACCTCGCAGTCCGCAGAGCTCACATCTCCCAAGCAGCTCCCCAGAGCACCTGGGTCTGGAGCCGGGGGAAAAGGTAGAGGACATGCCAAAGCCCCCACTTCCCCAGGATCAGGCCACAGACCCCCTTGTGGACAGCCTGGGCAGTGGCATTGTCTACTCAGCCCTCACCTGCCACCTGTGCGGCCACCTGAAACAGTGTCATGGCCAGGAGGATGGTGGCCAGACCCCTGTCGTGGCCAGTCcctgctgtggctgctgctgtGGAGACAGGTCCTCGCCCCCTACAACCCCCCTGAGGGCCCCAGACCCCTCTCCAGGTGGGGTTCCACTGGAGGCCAGCCTGTGTCCGGCCTCCCTGGCACCCTCGGGCATCTCAGAGAAGACTAAACCCTCATCGTCCTTCCATCCTGCCCCTGGCAATGCTCAGAGCTCAAGCCAGACCCCCAAAATCGTGAACTTTGTCTCCGTGGGACCCACATACATGAGGGTCTCTTAG